Proteins encoded by one window of Salvia splendens isolate huo1 chromosome 5, SspV2, whole genome shotgun sequence:
- the LOC121804101 gene encoding protein FAR1-RELATED SEQUENCE 5-like: protein MVDKDHKRFMKGNRSMNDIHHKFVEDCTKANIGLTSTFNLLKEFLGGYDVVGCTLNDVRNCSRDIKEKLKEVDVQMILVSLFWSDAEFRKHYHMFGDVVAFYTTYSTNRYRMVFGPFTGKDNHGCPIAFGAGFVSSENCDAFSWLFTVFVECMGVAARIIITDQDWGMRLAIEKVLSGTRHRLCMWHIMSKLFEKIPKSFSDREKFSKEFKACVWSELLDPDEFDILWTGIVEKYGVEDHKWFKDMFAIRHLWIPAYFRDVPMGSLMRTTSFSESENSFFKRYLKPLFNFADFTLQYNNAIDAQRNQTERLDYYDSIISPKYTTDLAFEKQLASVYTDRMFRVVQELISEADKSCRMISMSTLENIEVFKVPDARKKTFIVTHEIEIEPFDCECKLFERCGYLCSRLCFVLRNKDVNNIPEKYVGNRWLKSELLKAVHGLTSDESASDKGSNEDGKLQIGNRCHGRYFGLYQRAFKNKNHLIALDNLLAGIGPQIFTDDTTGSSSVDKNDSIKNIYGIVVPEEITAHAPDVVSTKGGASDKKSRIKSSIEKAIEKASKLHRRCGKCHKVTDHNSRSCGRK from the exons ATGGTTGACAAAGATCATAAGCGATTTATGAAAGGAAATCGCAGTATGAATGATATTCATCACAAGTTTGTTGAAGATTGCACCAAAGCTAACATCGGTCTTACTTCAACTTTCAACTTATTAAAGGAGTTTTTGggtggttatgatgttgttgGGTGTACATTGAATGATGTTAGGaattgttctcgtgatattaaaGAGAAACTGAAAGAAGTGGATGTTCAAATGATC TTAGTGAGCTTATTTTGGTCTGATGCTGAGTTTCGGAAACATTACCATATGTTTGGAGATGTTGTAGCATTTTATACAACATATTCGACAAACAG GTATCGTATGGTGTTTGGTCCATTTACCGGGAAAGATAATCACGGGTGTCCTATTGCATTTGGAGCTGGTTTCGTATCCAGTGAGAATTGTGATGCATTCTCATGGCTTTTCACTGTGTTTGTTGAATGCATGGGTGTTGCTGCAAGGATCATAATCACAGACCAAGATTGGGGAATGAGGCTTGCAATTGAGAAGGTATTATCTGGTACAAGGCATCGTTTGTGCATGTGGCATATTATGAGCAAGTTGTTTGAGAAAATACCTAAATCTTTTTCTGATAGAGAAAAGTTTAGTAAGGAGTTTAAAGCTTGTGTTTGGTCAGAATTGTTAGATCCAGATGAGTTTGACATATTATGGACTGGTATTGTTGAAAAATATGGCGTGGAAGATCATAAATGGTTTAAGGACATGTTTGCTATTAGACATTTGTGGATCCCAGCCTACTTTCGAGATGTTCCTATGGGTTCTTTAATGAGAACAACATCTTTTTCAGAATCTGAAAACAGTTTTTTTAAGAGGTACTTGAAACCGTTGTTTAATTTTGCTGACTTCACTCTTCAGTATAATAATGCCATTGATGCTCAAAGGAATCAAACTGAAAGGCTTGACTATTATGATTCTATAATCTCTCCAAAATATACCACTGATTTAGCATTTGAGAAGCAATTGGCATCTGTATACACAGATAGGATGTTTAGAGTGGTACAAGAATTAATTTCTGAGGCTGATAAGAGTTGTCGGATGATTAGCATGTCCACTTTGGAGAACATCGAGGTCTTTAAAGTTCCTGATGCTAGAAAGAAGACCTTCATAGTTACACATGAGATAGAGATTGAGCCATTTGATTGTGAGTGTAAACTATTTGAAAGGTGTGGTTATCTATGCAGCCGCCTTTGCTTCGTCCTCAGAAACAAAGATGTCAACAATATTCCAGAGAAGTATGTTGGAAACCGGTGGCTGAAAAGTGAATTATTGAAGGCAGTTCATGGTCTCACGAGTGATGAAAGTGCGTCTGACAAAG GTTCTAACGAAGATGGCAAGCTACAGATTGGTAACAGGTGTCATGGACGTTACTTTGGTCTATATCAACGCgcttttaagaataaaaatcaTCTGATTGCATTGGATAATTTGCTTGCGGGTATTGGTCCTCAAATTTTTACTGATGACACTACTGGATCTTCATCAGTTGATAAAAATGATTCCATCAAGAACATATATGGTATTGTTGTACCTGAAGAAATAACTGCACATGCTCCAGATGTGGTTAGTACAAAGGGAGGTGCAAGTGACAAGAAAAGCAGGATTAAGTCGAGCATAGAGAAAGCAATTGAAAAAGCAAGTAAACTTCATAGGCGTTGTGGAAAGTGTCATAAAGTGACTGACCATAATTCCAGGAGTTGTGGCAGAAAGTAG